CTCTTCGGTGAGCCGCATGACGCCCTCGTAGTCCAGGTACGCGGCGTAGAACTCCAGCATGGTGAACTCGGGGTTGTGAAAGCGGCTGAGCCCCTCGTTGCGGAAGTCCTTGCCGATCTCGTACACCCGCTCCATGCCGCCTACGATCAGCCGCTTCAGGTACAGTTCGTCGGCGATGCGCAGGTACAGCTGCATGTCGAGCGCGTTGTGGTGCGTGGTGAAGGGGCGCGCCAGCGCACCGCCGTAGAGCGGCTGCAGGATGGGCGTCTCCACCTCGATGAACCCTCGTTCGTCCAGGAACCGCCGCAGCGCGCTGACGATCCGCGCCCGCAGAACGAAGGTGTCGCGCACCGCGGGGTTCACCGCCAGGTCGGCGTACCGCTGGCGGTAGCGCGCCTCCACGTCGGTAAACCCGGAGTGGACGATGCGCTCCCCCGTCTCCGCATCCACCTCTTCCTTGCCGAGGGGGAGCGGACGGAGCGCCTTGGCCAGCAGCTGGAACGACGAGACCTTGAGCGACACCTCGCCCGTCCTCGTGCGGAAGAGCGTGCCCTCGGCGCCCACCCAGTCGCCCAGGTCCACCAGGTCCAGCAGCTCGTACTCCGCGCCCAGGTCGTTGACGCGCAGGTAGAGCTGCACCCTGCCCGTGCGGTCCGCCACGTGGCCGAAGGTGCTCTTGCCCATCACCCGGCGGCTGACCAGGCGGCCGGCCACGCGCACGCGCTCGCCCATCTCCTCGGCGCCGTGCGCCTGCTCGTGCGCCTGGAAGAGCGCGACCGCCTCCGCGGCCCCGTGCGTGGTCTCGTACGAGTAGGCGTACGGCTCCACGCCACGCTCGCGCAGCCGGGCCAGCTTGGCCACGCGGTCGGCGACGACGCGCTCGTCGGAAAGGTGCTCCTCGCCCGGCGTCAGTTCGTCACTGGCCATCGGAGTGCACGGCCCCGTACTGCCGCAGGTAGGCGTGGATGAAGGGCTGCAGGTCGCCGTCCATCACCTTCTGGACGTCGGTCAGCTTGAGCTCGGTGCGATGGTCGTTGACCATGGTGTACGGCTGGAATACGTACGAGCGGATCTGGCTGCCGAAGGCGATGTCGGTCTTGGTGTTCTCCAGCTTGGCCTTTTCCGCCTCCTGCTCCTCGAGCGCGCGCTGGTAGAGGCGCGCCTTGAGCATCTTCATGGCGGTCGCGCGGTTCTTGTGCTGCGAGCGCTCCTGCTGGCAGGCCACGACGATGCCCGACGGCAGGTGGCGCAGCCGGACCGCGGACGATGTCTTGTTGACGTGCTGCCCGCCGGCGCCGGACGCGCGGAACACGTCCATCTCGATGTCTTCCTCGCGCACCTCGATCTCGATGGTGTCGTCCACCGCGGGGGAGACGAACACGGAGACGAACGAGGTATGGCGGCGTGCGGCCGAGTCGAACGGCGAAATGCGCACGAGCCGGTGCACGCCGCGCTCCGCCTTGAGGAATCCATACGCGTACTGGCCGCGGACCTCCAGCGTGGCGTCCTTGATCCCC
Above is a genomic segment from Longimicrobium sp. containing:
- the lysS gene encoding lysine--tRNA ligase; this translates as MASDELTPGEEHLSDERVVADRVAKLARLRERGVEPYAYSYETTHGAAEAVALFQAHEQAHGAEEMGERVRVAGRLVSRRVMGKSTFGHVADRTGRVQLYLRVNDLGAEYELLDLVDLGDWVGAEGTLFRTRTGEVSLKVSSFQLLAKALRPLPLGKEEVDAETGERIVHSGFTDVEARYRQRYADLAVNPAVRDTFVLRARIVSALRRFLDERGFIEVETPILQPLYGGALARPFTTHHNALDMQLYLRIADELYLKRLIVGGMERVYEIGKDFRNEGLSRFHNPEFTMLEFYAAYLDYEGVMRLTEELLSHVAREALGERPVTFGGHEISFAAPFARYSMFEALQEIGGVDVPGSTEDQLRDRVRTLGFSADDVKAMGRGKLIDELFGALVEPKLIRPTFITDYPREMSPLAKPKRGDEALTERFELIVAGKELCNAYSELNDPIDQRERFEAQKRLALAGDEETQPIDEDFLRAMEFGMPPTGGFGMGVDRLTMILSGQPSIRDVILFPTMRPE
- the prfB gene encoding peptide chain release factor 2 (programmed frameshift); translated protein: MTEDLRSALDTYRNRLDELGGFFDLAAKQEQLKSLEARMAEPSFWNDQEKARELIALTNQVKGWVGPWEQMSAKVNDLGEMLDLLEIDADEEMGAEVRAEVEALGPALEALELKNMLQQPDDHRDALITIHPGAGGTESQDWAQMLLRMYTRFGERNGFEVELLDLQEGEEAGIKDATLEVRGQYAYGFLKAERGVHRLVRISPFDSAARRHTSFVSVFVSPAVDDTIEIEVREEDIEMDVFRASGAGGQHVNKTSSAVRLRHLPSGIVVACQQERSQHKNRATAMKMLKARLYQRALEEQEAEKAKLENTKTDIAFGSQIRSYVFQPYTMVNDHRTELKLTDVQKVMDGDLQPFIHAYLRQYGAVHSDGQ